From one Streptomyces sp. CA-210063 genomic stretch:
- a CDS encoding Y4yA family PLP-dependent enzyme: protein MRAPLYLQPRLEPPLDSLLEDASFLHSLVDSLGSPLNLLLPDRIVENAAGFRGVYHKHHLAGRVYFAHKANQASSLVRRLTATDPAAVGIDVASLRELRHALECGFTPDRIMATGPKDPEFLWLAARTGACVNIDSPTELDQLARLIRAYDLPRTDILLRLSEFEASAFATSGTKVLSRRSRFGSPVREVDALLDAVERHQGTVRLTGVAYHLDTTGVAEKAVALESCVAVMDACRARGTDPRIIDIGGGFGVGYVADAGQWERYTTELAEAVLGARPALTWRGHGYGLRNEGGTLRGAQALYPAHRPTAGPGYLDELLAHPGPSSGRPLATLLLEHLYDLVCEPGRALVDQCGVSLARVLDVRRTGQDSDDLLVRLGMNAGDVSLEEHGVLVDPVLLPRPGPQDRAEDGADEEPVGVYLAGNLCLEADLITRRKVFLPRLPRAGDLLAFANTAGYAMDFHAHHAQRQPVARTVAVTRQEGSWRWCLDEEYWPITRVGGPVS, encoded by the coding sequence GTGCGTGCGCCCTTGTATCTGCAGCCACGGCTGGAGCCACCGCTCGACTCGTTGCTGGAGGACGCGTCCTTCCTCCACTCCCTCGTCGACTCCCTCGGCTCACCGCTGAACCTGCTGCTGCCCGATCGAATCGTCGAGAACGCCGCCGGGTTCCGCGGCGTCTACCACAAGCACCATCTGGCCGGCAGGGTGTACTTCGCGCACAAGGCGAACCAGGCTTCCAGCCTGGTTCGGCGGCTGACCGCGACGGACCCGGCCGCGGTGGGCATCGATGTCGCGTCGCTGCGCGAGCTGCGGCACGCCCTGGAGTGCGGATTCACCCCCGACCGGATCATGGCCACCGGGCCCAAGGACCCCGAGTTCCTGTGGCTGGCCGCCCGCACCGGCGCCTGCGTGAACATCGACTCGCCCACCGAACTCGACCAACTGGCCCGGTTGATACGGGCGTACGACCTGCCCCGGACCGACATCCTGCTGCGGCTGTCGGAGTTCGAGGCCTCCGCCTTCGCCACCTCCGGCACGAAGGTGCTCTCCCGGCGCAGCCGCTTCGGCTCACCCGTGCGGGAGGTGGACGCCCTGCTCGACGCGGTCGAACGGCACCAGGGCACCGTCCGGTTGACGGGTGTCGCCTACCATCTGGACACCACCGGGGTCGCGGAGAAGGCCGTCGCGCTGGAGAGCTGTGTCGCGGTCATGGACGCATGCCGCGCCCGGGGAACGGATCCGCGGATCATCGACATCGGCGGCGGTTTCGGCGTCGGTTATGTCGCCGACGCCGGTCAGTGGGAGCGCTACACGACCGAGCTCGCCGAGGCCGTGCTCGGGGCGCGTCCCGCCCTGACCTGGCGCGGCCATGGCTACGGGCTGCGGAACGAGGGCGGCACGCTGCGTGGGGCGCAGGCGCTCTACCCGGCCCACCGTCCCACCGCGGGGCCCGGATACCTCGACGAGCTGCTGGCCCACCCCGGGCCCTCCTCGGGCCGCCCGCTCGCCACGCTGCTTCTGGAGCATCTCTACGACCTCGTCTGCGAGCCGGGGAGGGCTCTTGTCGACCAGTGCGGAGTGTCGCTCGCTCGGGTGCTCGACGTGCGTCGTACCGGCCAGGACTCGGATGACCTTCTGGTGCGTCTCGGCATGAACGCCGGCGATGTGAGCCTGGAGGAGCACGGAGTGCTCGTCGATCCGGTCCTCCTTCCCCGGCCCGGGCCGCAGGACAGGGCAGAGGACGGCGCCGACGAGGAGCCGGTGGGCGTCTATCTGGCGGGCAATCTGTGCCTGGAGGCCGACCTGATCACGCGCCGCAAGGTCTTCCTCCCCCGGCTTCCGCGCGCCGGCGATCTGCTGGCCTTCGCGAACACCGCCGGATACGCGATGGACTTCCACGCCCACCACGCACAGCGGCAGCCGGTCGCCCGCACGGTCGCCGTCACCCGGCAGGAGGGCTCCTGGCGTTGGTGCCTGGACGAGGAGTACTGGCCGATCACGCGAGTTGGGGGACCGGTTTCATGA